The sequence below is a genomic window from Lolium perenne isolate Kyuss_39 chromosome 4, Kyuss_2.0, whole genome shotgun sequence.
GACGACGAGTGCGGCGCGGGACTTGCGCGCAATGTCGACGTACGAGGCCCTGTCCGCGGCGTGCCGCACCGGGTCGACGCCGGCCGGCAGGGCGTCGGAGGCTCTGGAGCTTCCCATGAGGTAGATGGCGTTGACGATGATGTTGGTGACCGGATTGTTGAGGCCGAGGAGGAGGCCGCCCAAGGAGAGGTAGCAGGCGAGCTTCGGCATCTGGGCGATGGGGAGGCGGCGGGCCGCCTCCAGGTAGAACACGGCCATGTCGTCGAAGTACTCCGGCGCCTCGGGATCTGGATCCTGGTAGTACGGCGGGAGATCGAAGGTAGAGTGAGGTGGCGGCTGCCGCCAGCTCACCTCCTCCACCTGCATCTTCTGCCTCTCCGGCTTCGGCTCCAGCGGCGGATCCTTGTCCTTCACTGGCGCGGCATGGCTGGCTTCACTGGTTTCAGTCATCCTTTCGTTGGATTCTACGCTTCCTGTCACCCCGCGATCGAACGGCTTCTATCTCTCTCTCCGCTCCGGCCGGCGAGCAAATACCCCGCTTCTATCGGCCGGAAGGCAAGTCCGTTAGGAGTCCGGCTTGGACTCCCCCACGCGACTACCAAACCGACGTGGGGTTTTCCTCCCATAACCCATAGGGAGTTGATCTCGGGCTCCATGAATCATCATTTTGAAATAAATCGAAAaacatattttgaattttgcaGTTTGGAATCCGAATTATTTTTCACGTACAAACAAGTCCTTGCTATGCGATGCAAGAGTGAAATTTATTAAAAATATATATGCCTATTTCTGGGCTAAGAAAACAAATTCGGGTCGCACTATTTCCTATTATACATATAGTCCACTATTTTTTTAGCTCAAAAGAAATTTATCAATAAGATTGTGTTACTACCTTTATTCATACAAGGATGTCGctagtttgtctaaatttggatgtatctagacactatttaTGGTATTCatatatctaaatttagacaaatctccgACATCCTTTTATAGACAGAGGGTGTACATAAATATAGATCACATCTACACATACTTGTCGGATTTTTTTTGACAATTTCTTAAACTTATAAATACTGTCTTTCTCTAAATTTTGCAAATTCTAGGCTCTGTGGAGCCTGGGATAGAAAATATCACAGGCGGTGGGATTCCTCCTCGTGTATTCCAAtctaataaaaaaacagaaaatgataTGATTTCAGTGCAATAAAAGAATTGGATAACTATTATTGTGTTCTACAATAGTTTCACAAATCATTCAATGTTGTTGTACTTACAATGTTATTGCTATTAAGCTGTTCCAACAATGACTCCATAGTGCTTATGTAACTAGGCATGTAATGCTCATTTACCATATTCGGCGCGAGCCTTATCTTTGCGTACAATTCTCTGGGCGTCTCGTAGACACCGATGATCTCCTTGTTGCTGCTGCCTTCGCCAGGATCCGGGTCCGGTGACGGCTGCGCGACCATATGGATGATTCTCCCAGGAGGGAAAAGTTGGCGCAAACCAGGGGCCGACGGGCATTCTTTCTGTTTTTCTTTGCCGACGCCATTCTGCGGCTTCATGGACGGTGCTTCTTCCTCTCTAGCAAAGGATGCTTGTTCCGTATCTCTGTTACTGTCCGTGTACCCATGCGATGGAAAGTATGAAACAGCAACCGATGCGACACTGGCAGCATCCTCCTTGTTAACCAGGATAATCTTTTCTTCACAAGTCTCCACAGATGGAGCTGGAAAGTCACGTTCTGGATTTGCCTCGAGGTCTGCTTGCTGCTGACTACATTCAATGTTTGGCTCATTTGCTTCAAGCTGTGTGGTTTCTGGTGCTTGCTTCAGCAAGGGCTGCATGACAGAATGTCAAAATTGTCAAAAATAAAAGCACTGATCTTCTCTATATGTGCAGAGGGGTCACACCACAAACTGATTTTGATCAGAAAAGTGCAGTCTCTTTTCTTCTATAAATTTATGTAGCTGCATTTCACTAGTACATTAAGCACATTTGTAAAATAAAATAGAGCCACTTCCCCAAGAAACCAAGACAGGAGTAGAATGTGCATGGTGGCAAATTATTACGTCAAGCACCACAGTGAATTTGCGAAGCATGCATTGTCCGCAAAAGGATAAGCATTGGTACTAAATGTACAAACTGCTAAATAAAAAAAGAGATTTTGTAGGCCAACTGTTGCTAGTGCTATGGTACTGATTGGAACAGGGTATCAGAAAGGATCAGCGGATCCTGCCTGTCACTAATATAATACAACCACTGGTTCAAAACTGATACTGGTGCTAGACTATAGAAGTTGCTTCAAAAAGTGTACGCTCACATTATAAGTTCACATGTACAAAAAGGCAGGAGCTTAAGTTACCTCATAAATGCTGGAAGAAACTTCGTCAGTCTTCGGCGttggatgagagatggaccgcatGTGAGACTTTGCTAAAGCTACATGCTGACTTATTTTTGCAAATAAACAAAGGTGATCTTGATCTTGCAGATCATCCAGCTTCGATGATACCATTACCTGCAGTAGCAAGACCAAAACTACATTGAAAATAGAACAAATTGCAAGAAATTGGATGTCAGTATTCATTAACATCAACACTTTCCCGATTTAATAGTGTTATCTGATCTATAGCAGGTTGACATAAGGAAGATAATCATGTAATTCAGAATGACAGCGAAAATGAGTTTCATATTTTTATTGTTAAGATAATCAATGTAATTCAGGTTGACATAAGGAAGATAATCATCATTATATCAGCACAAGTGCGATTTATtttcaagaaaatgggaaaacTTATCATAATATATACTGAATATAAGAGGATGCCTGCAAAAACAAATTACAGGATAGCAACTTATTACTTGCCAAGTACTTTGGTGTTTTCGTGTCAACTGCAAATGAAGCCCATGTCTGCGAAGGTCCAATCTACACtttttttttgtatattgctgtaTAGAACAGTGGCCATCAGAATACCTCAGATCGCAGGCTCTCAATAGAAACTTTTGAAAATGCTGGCACCACATCATCTCTGTTGACAAGAGATGTGATGAAATCTTTGCCTGATTCCGCCAGCTCCCAAGTTATACATGCAGCTAAGTAGCACAAAAAGATACTTCAGAACTTATAAATGATATGTTTACAAACTTCATATAATGCTGCCACTTCTCAGATTAGATGGTAGAATAATCTATAAAGTCAAATACAATTGGATTAAATTTTGTGTTTCAGTAATGACATTTCTCAAGGTAAAGATATCTGCTACAATACATCCCATCATAGTTAAAGCATGCTATTTTTTGAAAGTTTGTGTTACTACTAACTTTATCACCATTTAACAGATATAAAAATAGCTAAAAGTTTGCATACACAAAATCAAAGTAAACATCTGATTACTGAAAAGACGATAGGTTCTGAAATGTTCAGGCAACTATTAGTGAACGATAACCAACAAGTTTCGTATCATGTACACAAAAAGGCATAGCTCATGTAGTAGTCACTTACCAGGACCAAACGCTAGACATGTGCATGATGTAAAATCATATTGTTCACGCAGAATATACGTCAGAATTGCTCCAATACCTGCTCCCATTGAGTGCCCAATGACCTAGCGCAAAAGATACAGAATGTGTTGGACTGGATCATCTAAGACAAGTAAACATGGTGCGACAGAGGCAGAGGATTTATTACATGCTGATACAATGTTCCAGTGTTACTAATTCACGCAAAACCTAATTTTCTTGTTTTTTGCACAGGAGTAAGCTAGCATCAATAAATGAACTTCTTAGAAGGTACGAATCAAAACCAATGCATGCATATCAGTATGTACATTAAGTTCTACCACAAAGTACCAACATTACAATGAATATTGGAAAAGGCATATAATCTGCAGCAGTGTAAAGCAGTGTAGCCTCTCTAGAAAGTTAACTCTGACTTCAATAGCAAGTAGCTTACTGCAATAATAAGCTTATTGGTAGCATTGTACTTCATATTATAGGGTAAAATCATTAAAGGTTACAGGGAGGAGTCCCATTGTTTTGTCAAAGCTTATGAAACCAATCTTTCCTTATTATGCATCAACCTCCAACAGCTAAAATTCTAAAATAAATATATTCCTCGCCTCCTCGGCAAGGTAGACAAAAAACTTCAATACTGAAAATTACCTTTACTTTGTAGTCGGGGAATTTTCCTACTGCATCACGAAGAGGGGGGATAGCAAGGTTAGCGATCCAACGAGCTGCAGCAAGCATTCCACAATGTGCATATCCTAAGATTACATTGTCGATCTGTCCATCATTTAAAACTATATGGTGAAAAGGAACTTCAACAGAAGCTGCTGCGGTCAGGCGCTCTTTAGGACTGATAGCACCCCGAATGAAAAGCAGAAAGCACTTGGATTTTTTGTCACGCACAAGTGCAAAAGAAGGTTGCATAAGCTGCATCAAGTAAGGAGTCAAGAACGAGTCATACTTTAGGGGGCATTCCTTAGAATAAGTATACCTTAAGAGAGAGATAAGAAGAATATGGTGATACTTACTCACCCTCGCCCTAGACTTGTGGATGAGAATGTCTTCTTGACTGTACCCACCAAACTTTAGGAATTCAGAAAATCTTTCCTTTGAGTAGTACATGCAAAGCTTCAAGAACTCAAGGAGATAAGCCACTTCAGTATGCACCTCGTGGCCTTTTAGTTGAACGCAGTCATTTCCACTATACTCATGCTGCAAATTACCCTAGAGCACATGCAAGAAAAAACACAATAATTAACAGATATTTTCTTCCATTTTCTGTGCAGTGTATTAGATATAGTAATACATATGCACAGCGGTAATATTTGCATAGCTGATCCACTTGGAGCATTCTAGTATGGCCATATTCTCATGCAACCAAAAGAAAATGCTAAGCTTATGCTGATTGTAGCTGTTGTCAAGATAAACATAACAGTGAATCTACCTGGGTCTGTTATCGAAAAGAGTAGGAATGTCTCTCACCAGTACCTCTAACTTTTTTTTCTTCCCTACTGAACTAGTGCCTCCGTTCCATATTACTCCGCACATAAGGTTTGGTCAAAGTCAAGTTTTGTAATCTTTGACCAACTATTAATGATAAAATATTAATATATACAAAATTAAATGTAAATGATATGATAGTATATTTTATTATTACTAATGATACATTGTGGTTTTCTAAataatactacctccatcccaacacTTAAggctttttaaaaaaaaatcaaacaagtaaagtttgaccaaacttttagaagaatctatcaacaaatatgatattttgtagataccatataaaactatatttcattatctatctaatgatattgatttaaTATTTTACATG
It includes:
- the LOC127291987 gene encoding uncharacterized protein translates to MPATVAAAAAASGGALLLYLLINTCRPLPPPPRADGAAGEEEPPLLLSRAEEAARRGGDFAEDGEEAWPHTPPVSCCEAAAVAARTTRRLWELLVGRWGLHGLAFGIKRHMKRQGNLQHEYSGNDCVQLKGHEVHTEVAYLLEFLKLCMYYSKERFSEFLKFGGYSQEDILIHKSRARLMQPSFALVRDKKSKCFLLFIRGAISPKERLTAAASVEVPFHHIVLNDGQIDNVILGYAHCGMLAAARWIANLAIPPLRDAVGKFPDYKVKVIGHSMGAGIGAILTYILREQYDFTSCTCLAFGPAACITWELAESGKDFITSLVNRDDVVPAFSKVSIESLRSEVMVSSKLDDLQDQDHLCLFAKISQHVALAKSHMRSISHPTPKTDEVSSSIYEPLLKQAPETTQLEANEPNIECSQQQADLEANPERDFPAPSVETCEEKIILVNKEDAASVASVAVSYFPSHGYTDSNRDTEQASFAREEEAPSMKPQNGVGKEKQKECPSAPGLRQLFPPGRIIHMVAQPSPDPDPGEGSSNKEIIGVYETPRELYAKIRLAPNMVNEHYMPSYISTMESLLEQLNSNNIIGIHEEESHRL